A stretch of Eschrichtius robustus isolate mEscRob2 chromosome 6, mEscRob2.pri, whole genome shotgun sequence DNA encodes these proteins:
- the ADIPOQ gene encoding adiponectin → MLLLRAVLLLLALPSHGQETIEGPEVLLPVPKGACAGWMAGIPGHPGHNGTPGRDGRDGTPGEKGEKGDPGFAGPKGDTGETGVTGVEGSRGFPGIPGRKGEPGESAYVYRSAFSVGLETRVTIPNIPIRFTKIFYNQQNHYDDTTGKFYCNIPGLYYFSYHITVYLKDVKVSLYKKDKAMLFTYDQFQDKNVDQASGSVLLYLEKGDQVWLQVYGDGENNGVYADNVHDSTFTGFLLYHDIE, encoded by the exons ATGCTGCTTCTGAGAGCTGTTCTACTGCTACTAGCCCTGCCCAGTCATGGCCAGGAAACCATTGAAGGGCCTGAAGTCCTTCTTCCCGTGCCCAAGGGGGCCTGTGCAGGTTGGATGGCGGGCATCCCAGGGCATCCTGGCCACAACGGGACCCCAGGCCGTGATGGCAGAGATGGCACCCCTGGCGAGAAGGGTGAGAAAGGAGATCCAG GTTTTGCTGGTCCTAAGGGTGACACAGGTGAGACTGGAGTGACTGGGGTTGAAGGTTCCCGAGGCTTTCCAGGAATCCCAGGCAGAAAAGGAGAACCTGGAGAAAGTGCCTATGTATACCGCTCAGCATTCAGTGTGGGACTGGAGACCCGGGTCACCATTCCCAACATTCCCATTCGCTTTACCAAGATCTTCTACAATCAGCAAAACCACTATGATGACACCACTGGCAAATTCTACTGCAACATTCCCGGGCTGTACTACTTCTCCTACCACATCACAGTTTACTTGAAGGATGTGAAGGTCAGCCTCTACAAGAAGGACAAGGCCATGCTCTTCACCTATGACCAGTTCCAGGACAAGAACGTGGACCAGGCCTCTGGCTCTGTGCTCCTCTATCTGGAGAAAGGTGACCAGGTCTGGCTCCAGGTGTATGGGGATGGAGAGAACAATGGGGTCTATGCAGATAATGTCCATGACTCCACCTTCACAGGCTTCCTTCTCTACCATGACATTGAATGA